The Ciona intestinalis chromosome 9, KH, whole genome shotgun sequence genome contains the following window.
ATTTAGGCTTTCGCTTGCCTCAGCAAACTTGCCTTTACTGTAACAGTAAGTGTTTGTGTGAGGgctacttttgttttaaccagTGTAAACGGGGTATATTTATATCTCTTTAGAAACTCACTCGGGCTTTCACGTCCCGAAGCTTGGATTGCACCGCAAGTAAATGGAGCGTAATTACTTGCATCGAGCAAGCTATAATGTATTGATCGCTTAATCGAAATCGTGGGGAGGGTTATCGGGCCTTGAAGCACTCGGTCGCCATTAATTACCGGCTCCGGCATGTAGATTAGGGCAGTACCGTTGAAATTGATCATGGCCAgattttactaccaaacggcgCCCTGCGGGACTTACGTCACGACGTGcagatttgaataaaaatcacGTATCCCACAAGGATTGTAAAGCGTTTAATGCCAGCAGGACTTGCGGTACTTTTCAATGGCCGGATTAAGTGACAATCTGGCGAATTTGTACAGCACGCATGTAACCACGTACTCGCATTATATAACTGCTCATTAGGCATTGTGCATATACTGCATTCTGCACCTGCTTGTGTTCAAATTATGTATACACGATGGCAATACACAAATGTTTGGCCAACCATTTTAATCCAGTGTCAGTGGAAATCTATTCTGCAGACCTTACGCCGCAAATGGTAATTAACCTTTTCAATAGTCCCGCTTTGCAATTAAGTTTGGAATCAAATCGATAACTGACTTAGTGGCGTTCCTGCATTTAACGCAAAAAGCTTCGTCACGGATCATGGAATTTTATGAATAATCTGTAAGCCTGGAATCCATAAATTGCTGAGAAATGTTCAATATAGATGTTCAAGTGACAACATGTCTGTTGGGAGTTCGTTCATTTGCGACCTGATGTCCGTAATAcatgtttattacaaaatgttcGCGTTATTTCGTTCAATATTCAACAGTAGAGTGCTTGGGTGATGTTAACATAAAATTCATGATTACGGTTTCCACCTCTAGAATTTTGCTTGCAATGAATATTAGCAGATTTTAAATGCCTCGTTTCTTGCAAATTGGAAACTAAACGGTTTAGTcaatatatgttgtttgtgCGCGCTTTTTACGTTTGTATGTTAGGGGTTTATAAAGGCGAAAACAGTTTAGGCTATCACATGCATAAAAATTTGACAACCGTAAACACGTCTGTTTTGCAACAGGGAAGTAAATCATggtgttttacatttaactaCCGAGAGTTGTAAACATTTCCTTGTTGTGGCGCGACGGTGGGTGGATATGTCTCGGATTCTAACTCATGCACACTGTTGGGCTGTCTTGTGCCGGTGGTTAACAATTGAAACCGCAGCTCCACGCGCCCATAATCCATGATGGTTCGTCATCCATCAAATGCGAGGGAATTAGAACTCGTCGGCGGGTTTAAGGAGCGAGGCGGCCCCACTGCCGTACAGGTGGCACATGATGCACTGTCAACAGCGTTTATTGGGACTTACGAGAAACCTGAGCGCGCAGGGCCGACACTAATGCATTCCTGGTTCTGTTACGCAATCCAAACAACTTAAGCGTTCGATGATGCGGAAACCCATTGTTTCAGGCGAGCCCGGCCTAATTAGCTTTCTCGAAGAAACTGCGTTAAATCGTTGCTTTTAGGTGGTAACGTAAACTCAACGGAGTAATCGGCACTCAGTTCAACAAAATGAATGCAGGTCGTTAATTTCACAAAAGTGTGAGAATCATTTTGCGAATATTTTTCTGCTGAAACGCGTCGGTTGAATTTTTCTTCGTCAACAACTCTTTGTTTTGAGTCAAATTTCTTGAGCTGCATCGCGCAGTGTTGAGTTACGTCGCGGGCAGAATGCTGCCGATCGACCGTTGCCGAACCTACACGCTTGAGAAAAAGCGCTTTCCGTTCATGGCACGAGTATGGGTCTGTAGTCACGCTGCATGCTGCGAGGTCTTCTGCCGATCGCTGGTATCACTTATCAAGCGGTAAAACTCACTGTTTAGGTTTGAACGCTTGATGTGCAGCGTTTACAGTTAGTTAGAAAACTAAGTTAGAGCATTTGTTGGAAAGTAATTTATAGAGAAGACATCGgggttaaatatttataagtatTGATCTAAATTGGTCAGCAGTAGTATACGATTGGTCAGTTACGGTTAGTTAATGGGACAAGGTTTTAATGTGGATAAGGCGAATTCCAATTCAAGGCCTCGTCGAAAAAGCACAGCTTCGCAAATAGAGTTGTTTGCTCGCAAAATTTTGGAGGCAGCCGACCCAGTAGTCTGCGGTTATGAATATTATTCCTGGTGTGGAAGTTATTAGCGTGACTCACCCCCGTTAATCCGACGATCAGCTCCCTAAGTTGCAAAAGGGCGAAAGGTGTATGTTGACACATTTATTAAGCGGTTCCTCTAAGCCAATTCTCTGGCGCCGAAAGACATGAGGATTCTGGATCCCGTTTCAAAACACTTTCTCTTCAGGAAGAGTTAGATGTAGGAGCCGTATGTTGAATTAAGTACAATCATTGCAAGTAACTTATATACGGAACTTGCGTGTTAGTTTTTGGTGAgtgttacttttattatttgtcGGATTATATTTATCACTGCGtcttttataaagtttacgAAAAAACTTCCATTTTAGAACATTTAATTgcctttaaaaatgttaactgGAGTGTTTGAACAAGGTCTGTCGTGTAGAATATAATGTGTGTATATTGTCTGTGTCTTTGTGGTTATATAGAAAGTAcgccttttttaaaaatatgttttgtaaattgtaaacaatgaataaaaagGCGGAGGTGTTGTTGTTAAACTCAAAGTTTATGTTCACGGTATTTTACTTGTATAAAATTCGCGTGTCGTCGGATCGCTTCTTTTCTTTTATGGTTTCCGACAAAGAACTGGAACATAATAACACAAGTTATTGTGACGAAGCAAAGCATATCGATGACACCTTGCTGGTTATAGAATTTTCCCGTGGTCGTAATTATGATTGTTTGTTTAGCAAAATAATTTGACAGCCAGTCTTTGGAACGGCCGGCATGTAAATTGCGCGCAATCACGCGACAAAGGTTTTTGGTATATGGTCAATACAGACGAATTAACGTTAAAATATGAAAGTATTAGCGAATGTCAGACGGTGAGGTGTAACACCTGTTGTTTTCTTCGCCAACCGAGATTGTAAAATTTGATTACCGTTTACTGTCAGATTAAGGAATATGTTGAATCGGACAATTTTATCTTATcaactatatattgttttaatacatatGGCAGAATGTACACAAGTTTTATGActtattttatactttattttaactgtttcGTGCAAACTAAAAATCAAgggtgtttatatttatgtaaaaatccCAGAACATAAACCTGTTTTTAGTTCCCATTTGTGGGATTTTTTCTTGTTTGCCGCAAAGAGAGGGTTCCTGTTACTGAGTTACTTGGGCAGGAAGTTTTCGAGTATATTCCGGGTTGCTCCCGCCGGTAACAAGGTATCCAGTGTCTTGCAGCGCGTGAGAGCAGCGACATTTGGATGCAAACCGCTGATGCTTAACTTTATGGCGAGGTTTGTGCCATGATCCGAGTTATGTCTCAAAATATAGGGATTGTGTGTTTAATACCAGAAACCTGTTCATTCTGACAATCGGCAACACGTAAACGGCTGCGTTACATGACAGTAAATATGTAAAGCTAAACCTTTTACCGCAAGTGTGTGTTATATACATACAGAACTTCAAGTCCCTAGcgttgttttgttattgtatCCTCGCACTGGTGTCAATCAAAAATCACCGTAGCAGATCGTCGTTATTATCGGTTTACAAATACTTGACCGGGTACGCTTATTATTCCCATTATTTCACAACTAGAGCAATTTCCCAACCAATAGTATATGCGTGTACCCATCATATACGTATAGGCGTGGCGGACTATTATAGATTATATGCGCAATGATTGAAGACTCGGtatcaaaatacaaaaaatcgTTCCCACATGATCTACTAATCGCATTATTTGTTCACGCTTGAAATTGTTGTTCGTTTATAAGCAACCCGTTTTTGCGGCTTCTAAATTACTTTGGTTTGAAAATCGGTCTAAAGAAAATCCCGGTAATTAGCCATGAGCTTCAAGGTTCAGTAGGCCAATATATCTAACGATTATTGTGGCGTGTGTGCTGTCAAGGGTAAGCCAGGAATCAGATTTTGCTCAACGCTAAGTTTAGGGATGCAAGGAGAGAGCTTTGCTGTAATTGGATAACTGTGTTTGGGTCTTTGCGTTCCGAATTACTACAAAGATAAAAGGAATTTTGTGTACGTTTGGTGCGGCGCCTGTTGGCACTCAAAACCAGTTTCCGTAGCCTTGATTTCCCGGTTTACGTTTTGTGGCATTTAGTGGCGCGGGTTGCCAAAACTGAGTCTTTGATTACAAAACATTGGTATCCAAGGCACGGATCGAACCCTTGTGGCAGCTGTGTTAAACCATCGGACTTTCCAGCAATGAAAGTTGCCAAATAAACACCGATGTGGTTGCATTTGATCTGTCtctgtttttgtttctgtttccGCATAATTGTTTCGAATGTTGTAGTCGGGAGGTAGAAGATGCTGCACAGTGTAATTTCACACGCACGATTTCAATTGTAACCTTATTAGGCAAATAAACCGTTCCCATTCAACGATTCCGCAGTTGTAAACGAAACGCTACAAATATACGGCAATGAATCCCAGATTTCAGCAATATGCAGTTCAACAAAATTGTGACTTTGCCTGATAATCATACAGCAAGTTCACGTTAGTACGATAATTTGGTAATTCGAAACGGCCATCAGTGTTTAGATTATTTTTAACTCAGTGAACCCGTGCTTTGGGTAACCTCCCGTTATGCATGAGATGACACTACTTGGGCCAGAAACTATTCGAAAACAAACCGCTCTCAGCgaaattaaacttgtttttatacagACGGTTGTTCACGCCTTACCAGGTTTCGAGTGATGTGTACTGACACATAAAATCTGTCTCAGCGCTGTCTATATTTCGCCTATATATCGTATTAACACTTTTTTCGCAGGTGTGAGTTTGAGTTTGTAGCTAATATGTGATACAgctgaaaattaaatatgagAATCGGAATATTTATGTTGTTCAACATTCTGTGTGGATTATGCATTGCAGATAAACCAATAGTTAAAAGAATACCCGAAGAAAGTCCGAGAGGTAAGATGAAAACCATTATAACAGacacatatgtggtaactcatccGTGATAGGgagttttatgaaacaaaacatccgtggtataaagactgttgttgcctgtCACGTGGGGATAAGTGAGTTacctacgtggtaactcgtaagttggcacgaggtgtatgaaacagaacatccgtgttgtaacgaccgCCATTGCCACGCCATATGGCGATAAATATGTTAGATTTATTTGCAggaaatttgtttgtttcggCAGGTACGAAGGTTGCAGACTTGCGACAGGAAATCGGAGTCTCGTTCCATGGATATCCGAACGTGATGTTTAGAGTCATGGAACAGTCGCTAGAGTTCGGGACCTCGCGTCCCTCTGTAACGGCACAATCTAACTGGGTAAAGGTGAACGCGAGGTCAGGTTTGATGACGGTGCAAGACAGAATAGATAGGGAGGAACTTTGTGGAGAACTCATCTCATGTGAACTCGTAGTGAAGGTTGGTCAAAGCTAAGCAACAATATTGTTGTTGAGCTTTCATGCGAGTTTTATACGCACACTTGACTTCATGCTTTCCAGTTCACGTGTTGGGTCGGCGCAGTTTTTACAAGCTATTTCTAGACCCAGCTTATTACGACTTTAACTTTGACTTATGCGTATCGAATATAGGGAAAGAGCAAAGTCCccgttttgttattttataattaaaatatttcttttatatattattaaaaccatAAGCATGGACGGTTAGTACAGTATAGCcatgtttaaaattcaaacacGTGTTTAAGAAAAACAAGTAATCTATTCGTTTAAAACAGGTGCTTATGCTACCCAGACCCAACTTTCGTTTCATCACGGTTCGTGTAAACATTGATGACGTCAATGATAACAGTCCAATGTTTACGTCACCAGTCATCAACCTAAACGTGAGCGAGAGCACAGCACCTGGACACCAACTTAACCTAGATAGATTTCAAGCGACTGACGCGGATTTGGGTAAATCTGTTCACCGCCTTTTTCTGTActtctaatttattttaattttttcaatgaGCTGTTTTATGTGATGGtgttatttagtttaatttgcTGATTGCTGTGATtttgtgttattgttttgGGTGCGTTATGTTCCTATTAATAAGtataatcaatttttatttggATTTAATGTAAAtcctattattttaaataggcCACATATTTGAATCACGTGTATATAATCTTGTTGAAATAATTCTAAATTTAGTGCAGCACGTAAAATCGACCCTAGAGCAAGGACGGTTCACTTCAACGTTAAGAGTTTTCAGCTGatagtattttatttcaggaaACAACTCGAAAATCTGGTATTCGTTGTCGCAAACCGAGAACTACTTCAGGATTAACTATTACGAAGTGAACGGAGTCTCCCGTTTAAGGCTTGTCCTTGGGAATCAACTTGGTAAGTTTATTAGGCGAtggttttgtaaataaagtgTCGaaccctttttttattttcaatgatTTTGTAAATGTCGCGGACATGTTTGTTAGAAATCCCAAAGATAAAACCAAATCGATATTTATTTGGCATCACGTTTTATTGCCGGGCGGGAATTTGTAATACAGCCACTGTGTTGGAGCATATTAATTTGCACtggttgaataaattaatgcaATCCAGAGGGGATTATATTTTAGAGTTCTGGAGATTAATGAGTTTTTTATAACGAGACTTTATCGATTTTCTAAAGATTGGCGAATGCTAGAAATAGGTTTGTCGAGGGTTTTATGTatcaattaaatttttggcTGAGCTAGTATACAGTGTATACTAAtactattaatattatattgtttatgaattaagaataaaaatattggttatttttttataaagtatggaTACGAACGTCACGTGTTTTGCTATATACATCGTTTGAATATAAACTCGGACGAGAGTAGCAGAATATAAAAACCTTTCATGTTAGATCCTAATGTAAATACCCACATTAAACGGATCGTATTTAAATTCCCATGATTCTTAAATTATGTAAGTTTCGTTTTTCTTCAGACTTTGAGACGACGCGAGTGCATCGTATGGTTCTAACAGCGCATGATTCGGGAGCTTTGTCCCGGTCTAGTGACGTTGAGGTCAAGATACACGTCATGGACGAAAACGACAACTATCCCATATTTGAACAAAAGGTGTGCATACATTAagctttgttttgaaaatcagattttttaaaaacgagAAGTTTGTATacgaaaaaaaaaggttttaggAATACATCggattttttacatataatttaaaaattatttgcatATTTATGTCATACTGTGGTTAATATTAACTTGTATATTCCTGTTTGTTAGCTCGCACAAAATAAATGGTGTAAGtgccaaacataaaacaaacgaaaaatatgtttttatgctGTTTACGaattgtaaatttatatgtttttacgCCAGTTAATATCTGTATGGTAAAGTTTctggtataaatatatagtagggtggggaagtcgtgaggatactgttttatatatttttttaatgttatttattcactttttttaatgttatttattcactttttttaatgttatttattcactgccaaatgagacgagaaaatagaacgaaacaatctcccatctcccccactccactatatatattttattgtaataaacagtcataaaaatgttttattgtcaGAGCTATGACGCAAACCTCCGCGAAAATGACCCTCCAGGTCACGTGATTGTCCAAGTTCAAGCCACCGACAATGATAGTGGTCGTCGTGGGATTGTGAGGTATTTGATTGGTGGAGAAAATGGTGACGTGGACAAATCAAAATCGTCAATCAAGTGGCCAGTGACCATTAACCCTGACAACGGGTTTGTTACACTCCGGGAAAAACTCGACCATAAGAGACATGACGGGTGAGATTGGTTGCTCGTTTTCGTTCTGGATCATTTAATTGCAGTAGACGGAATACCGAATGTCTAGCTTTTAAAACAGTGGTGTGTGAATTTGAATTTCtgacactttttaaaataatttttcaattttgggGATTAAAAAATCGTTATTTTGACTAtaagaacaaaacaaaatattaaatagaatCAATGACAATCAACtcttaaacaaatttaaccaGAATAAATAATTCTTTTAGAAAATGTGAAGTttacttataaatattttttttacttttttccaGGTTAAAAATACTTATTGAAGCTATAGATGGTGACCCTTTACGACCAAAGAAATCAAAAGTTATTCTTCGTCTTCATGTTGAAGATGTAAACGACAACGCTCCTGTTATTACGATCAACTATATTGTTAATAACGTAGACGATACGGGTACAGTTTATCTATGGCTGCTAAGTTAGGACCAAGCGCTacgaaataaatattcaattaaaatcaaattaattctatttttaaagGAGACGGATGATGTCATTTTAgcccactatatataaaaacgtataaCAACATCAATATTTCCATAGCTTACGTCATCGAATCTGCTCCAATCGGAACGTTCATAGGTCACGTAAGCGCCACGGATGCGGATGAGGGACCtaacagtgacgtcacaatgaaaGCTGAGACCATCATCCCAGGAACGGAAGAAATTGGGAACTTGACTGGTAGGGTGTCTTGTCGTTGCTTTGATCATGATAGATGTTTGATTTGatactaaaacatataaagAGAAAGGTCTTCGCAtggcgaagataaataagacGAAATAGCTCTAGTCTAAACCCTTTCTCTTtatataccacgggtgttctgtttcatacacctcgtgcctgcttattcGAAATACCGAACGTATATAACATTATGAGCGGTTAttttgggtgattttttcatgtattGCTGACAGTTCGGACAACCAATAAGAGCTGCCAAGTTGAAGCAACCTATATATACCTCCATCAACCGAATATATGCGCTTCATTTtacaatgtatttatttatacttgtGTTTTCACTCGTTTAGTTTAAACTTCACGTTTTAGAGCCTGGGAACTTCGCTATTACAACCGAGAACTTGCTGGCTACTGATATTTTATTGGACAGAGAAGTAAAAAgtacctatgacgtcatcatcactGCTTGTGATAACGGTTCACCCGCGCagtaagtttattttgtaaccTTCACTATAGTGTGCGATGTTACGAAAGGCGGTTGTAAAACAGTAGTTTAGATTTTGcacttaaattttatatatactttatctattataatatatagttataaaatcaatatattaTTCGTAAATaacgtaaactttattatatcAATGTCTCGTCTGGCATACATGCCTGACAAACCAATTATATACCTTTAAGTTCCATACACTTATGTTACTCTTTATGTTCTTATTGTGTAACTATTATATACGTCATTAGATGCTCCAGACGCACAGTCCGTGTCGTCTTGTTGGACGTAAATGAGTTTACCCCTTCATTCCAACATCCGGACTTTGATTTGATCCTCCCGGAAGACACTCCAATTGGTTCAGTTATTGCTCACGCTTCTGCTGTGGATGGAGACTCCGAGAATTCACCAGCTTGGCGGTTAAACGAGGTGTCTATCtggaattaatgtaacttgtttatgctTACGTGGTTGGATAAatacagtcgatataacacgggtgttctatgtttcatacaccgcgtACCCGCTTATCCGTTAATTACCACGTATTATTTAATCTTCAATATATTATGATTATGCTACGTGTTCTGTAACGTCGTAGTGACGCATGATACCCCATCAC
Protein-coding sequences here:
- the LOC100186328 gene encoding protocadherin beta-16-like isoform X2, whose amino-acid sequence is MRIGIFMLFNILCGLCIADKPIVKRIPEESPRGTKVADLRQEIGVSFHGYPNVMFRVMEQSLEFGTSRPSVTAQSNWVKVNARSGLMTVQDRIDREELCGELISCELVVKVLMLPRPNFRFITVRVNIDDVNDNSPMFTSPVINLNVSESTAPGHQLNLDRFQATDADLGNNSKIWYSLSQTENYFRINYYEVNGVSRLRLVLGNQLDFETTRVHRMVLTAHDSGALSRSSDVEVKIHVMDENDNYPIFEQKSYDANLRENDPPGHVIVQVQATDNDSGRRGIVRYLIGGENGDVDKSKSSIKWPVTINPDNGFVTLREKLDHKRHDGLKILIEAIDGDPLRPKKSKVILRLHVEDVNDNAPVITINYIVNNVDDTAYVIESAPIGTFIGHVSATDADEGPNSDVTMKAETIIPGTEEIGNLTEPGNFAITTENLLATDILLDREVKSTYDVIITACDNGSPAQCSRRTVRVVLLDVNEFTPSFQHPDFDLILPEDTPIGSVIAHASAVDGDSENSPAWRLNEDNKIEPSTNGKVTYGLSLAKVGEKSRGKIPIRINHESGQVTLVRSLDFETRKHWKFVITARDGGSVRRQSTRVLNITVIDVNDNRPIFTFPETSNTTVFASVTSRTPIFAEIQAVDFDTGTSTNIRYSYRITHKDGGKVRHKQFSSLFHLNAVTGQFITKFKSLDTQNLLGRYTVTISAKDQGIPPMTSTIKLYINVINGEPPPGYVQKPSSHGIQNDATPFSSTPFLLATILGGVLVLFLIIIVAACLVRKRSRERTKRKKEKEASSPSIQTTATPNDDETTSLTRPDLKLKLNSPSDSRRETESTNHWSQHTASTRLTSVSSTPEQQCRLCDGPTTPGSMQRYIGSQRPRYPSLPRRFNPAEHTLYVDMRDPRTHSEDYALPEMPMEMMAMGDKCTELCKTYGHCDTCWMPSSDEPNSK
- the LOC100186328 gene encoding protocadherin beta-16-like isoform X3, which produces MRIGIFMLFNILCGLCIADKPIVKRIPEESPRGTKVADLRQEIGVSFHGYPNVMFRVMEQSLEFGTSRPSVTAQSNWVKVNARSGLMTVQDRIDREELCGELISCELVVKVLMLPRPNFRFITVRVNIDDVNDNSPMFTSPVINLNVSESTAPGHQLNLDRFQATDADLGNNSKIWYSLSQTENYFRINYYEVNGVSRLRLVLGNQLDFETTRVHRMVLTAHDSGALSRSSDVEVKIHVMDENDNYPIFEQKSYDANLRENDPPGHVIVQVQATDNDSGRRGIVRYLIGGENGDVDKSKSSIKWPVTINPDNGFVTLREKLDHKRHDGLKILIEAIDGDPLRPKKSKVILRLHVEDVNDNAPVITINYIVNNVDDTAYVIESAPIGTFIGHVSATDADEGPNSDVTMKAETIIPGTEEIGNLTEPGNFAITTENLLATDILLDREVKSTYDVIITACDNGSPAQCSRRTVRVVLLDVNEFTPSFQHPDFDLILPEDTPIGSVIAHASAVDGDSENSPAWRLNEDNKIEPSTNGKVTYGLSLAKVGEKSRGKIPIRINHESGQVTLVRSLDFETRKHWKFVITARDGGSVRRQSTRVLNITVIDVNDNRPIFTFPETSNTTVFASVTSRTPIFAEIQAVDFDTGTSTNIRYSYRITHKDGGKVRHKQFSSLFHLNAVTGQFITKFKSLDTQNLLGRYTVTISAKDQGIPPMTSTIKLYINVINGEPPPGYVQKPSSHGIQNDATPFSSTPFLLATILGGVLVLFLIIIVAACLVRKRSRERTKRKKEKEASSPSIQTTATPNDDETTSLTRPDLKLKLNSPSDSRRETESTNHWSHFCTA